Proteins from a genomic interval of Piscinibacter sp. HJYY11:
- a CDS encoding GntR family transcriptional regulator, translated as MAKTGSTATKPLTLVSAPGTPQRVTLSSPLPLYTQIKEILRARILDGSYQPHQQMPSESEMMAAFEVSRITVRQALNDLQNEGLIFRIHGKGTFVSKPKAFQDLGRLQGFGEAMRQMGYETFARVISIRTVAAPAQVLEKLQLPKRAKVTELQRLRFLNREPISLDVTYVPTAIGQRLAKEDLAARDVFVILENDYGLALGHAELQIGSTLADESLATQLKVEEGSPVLFIERTTHTADGAPIDYEHLYYRGDAFQYKVRVDRVPLSDRAS; from the coding sequence ATGGCCAAGACGGGATCCACCGCGACGAAGCCGCTGACGCTGGTCAGTGCGCCGGGTACGCCGCAACGCGTGACGCTGAGTTCACCGCTGCCGCTCTACACGCAGATCAAGGAGATCCTGCGCGCCCGCATCCTCGACGGCAGCTACCAGCCGCACCAGCAGATGCCCTCCGAGAGCGAGATGATGGCCGCCTTCGAGGTGAGCCGCATCACGGTGCGCCAGGCGCTCAACGACCTCCAGAACGAAGGCCTGATCTTCCGCATCCACGGCAAGGGCACCTTCGTCTCCAAGCCCAAGGCCTTCCAGGACCTGGGCCGGCTGCAGGGCTTCGGCGAGGCGATGCGGCAGATGGGCTACGAGACCTTCGCCCGCGTGATTTCCATCAGGACTGTTGCAGCCCCAGCACAGGTGCTGGAAAAGCTGCAGTTGCCCAAGCGCGCCAAGGTGACCGAGTTGCAGCGCCTGCGCTTCCTCAACCGCGAGCCGATCTCGCTCGACGTGACCTACGTGCCCACCGCCATCGGGCAGCGCCTCGCCAAGGAAGACCTGGCCGCGCGCGACGTGTTCGTGATCCTCGAGAACGACTACGGCCTCGCCCTCGGCCACGCCGAACTGCAGATCGGCTCGACGCTCGCTGACGAGTCGCTCGCCACGCAGCTCAAGGTGGAAGAAGGTTCCCCGGTGCTCTTCATCGAGCGCACCACCCATACCGCCGATGGCGCGCCCATCGACTACGAGCACCTCTATTACCGGGGTGACGCCTTCCAGTACAAGGTGCGCGTCGATCGCGTGCCGCTCTCTGACCGAGCCTCCTGA
- a CDS encoding fumarate reductase/succinate dehydrogenase flavoprotein subunit → MNTIEHEYDIVVVGGGTGGPMAAVKAKEKNPKLRVLLLDKANVKRSGAISMGMDGLNNAVIPGHATPEQYTKEITVANDGIVDQKGVYAYASNSYSMIEELDKWGVKFEKDETGDYAVRKVHHLGSYVLPMPEGHHMKRVLYRQLKRARVEITNRVVATRLLTGPSGEIAGVMGFDCRTAEFHVIKAKAVIICTGAAGRLGLPASGYLFGTYENPTNCGEGHVMAYHAGAELTNLECFQINPLIKDYNGPACAYVTGPFGGYTSNNAGQRFIECDYWSGQMMMEFWNELEGGRGPVFLKLDHLAEETISEIEHILHTNERPSRGRFHAGRGTDYRKQMIEMHISEIGFCSGHSASGIWTNERGECSIPGLYAAGDCASIPHNYMLGAFVYGKFCGENAADYVSGISQPSFAQEKVEAERARVYAPLGKTEGLTPFQVEYKTRRIVNDYLQPPKVTRKMEIGLQRFDEIREDLQHMSATDPHELMRAMEAHTIRDCAELAARASLYRTESRWGLYHLCVDHPEKDDANWFCHTNVTSDENGNSVFRKRAVEPYVVELNEEEKSAYQRLRVATPAAA, encoded by the coding sequence ATGAACACGATCGAACACGAATACGACATCGTCGTGGTGGGTGGCGGCACCGGCGGCCCGATGGCCGCGGTGAAGGCCAAGGAGAAGAACCCCAAGCTAAGGGTGTTGCTGCTGGACAAGGCCAACGTCAAGCGCAGCGGCGCGATCAGCATGGGCATGGACGGTCTGAACAACGCGGTGATCCCTGGCCATGCCACCCCTGAGCAGTACACCAAGGAGATCACCGTCGCCAACGACGGCATCGTCGACCAGAAAGGTGTCTACGCCTACGCGAGCAACAGCTACTCGATGATCGAAGAGCTGGACAAGTGGGGCGTCAAGTTCGAGAAAGACGAGACCGGCGACTACGCCGTGCGCAAGGTGCACCACCTCGGCAGCTACGTGCTGCCGATGCCCGAGGGGCACCACATGAAGCGCGTGCTCTACCGCCAGCTCAAGCGTGCGCGCGTTGAGATCACCAACCGCGTGGTCGCCACCCGCCTGCTCACCGGCCCGAGCGGCGAGATCGCCGGCGTGATGGGCTTCGACTGCCGCACCGCCGAGTTCCACGTGATCAAGGCCAAGGCCGTGATCATCTGCACCGGTGCCGCAGGGCGTCTGGGCCTGCCGGCCAGCGGCTACCTCTTCGGCACCTACGAGAACCCCACCAACTGCGGCGAGGGCCACGTGATGGCCTACCACGCGGGCGCGGAGCTCACCAACCTCGAGTGCTTCCAGATCAACCCGCTGATCAAGGACTACAACGGCCCGGCCTGCGCCTACGTCACCGGCCCCTTCGGCGGCTACACATCGAACAACGCCGGCCAGCGCTTCATCGAGTGCGACTACTGGAGCGGCCAGATGATGATGGAGTTCTGGAACGAGCTCGAAGGCGGCCGCGGCCCGGTGTTCCTCAAGCTCGACCACCTCGCCGAAGAGACCATCAGCGAGATCGAGCACATCCTGCACACCAACGAGCGGCCCAGTCGCGGCCGCTTCCACGCCGGGCGCGGCACCGACTACCGCAAGCAGATGATCGAGATGCACATCTCGGAGATCGGCTTCTGCAGCGGCCACAGCGCCTCGGGCATCTGGACCAACGAGCGCGGCGAGTGCTCGATCCCCGGCCTGTATGCGGCGGGTGACTGCGCGAGCATCCCGCACAACTACATGCTTGGTGCCTTCGTCTATGGCAAGTTCTGCGGCGAGAACGCGGCCGACTACGTGAGCGGCATCTCGCAGCCGAGCTTCGCGCAGGAGAAGGTCGAGGCCGAGCGCGCACGCGTCTACGCCCCGCTCGGCAAGACCGAGGGCCTGACGCCCTTCCAGGTGGAATACAAGACGCGCCGCATCGTCAACGACTACCTGCAGCCGCCCAAGGTCACCCGCAAGATGGAGATCGGCCTGCAGCGCTTCGACGAGATCCGTGAAGACCTGCAGCACATGAGCGCCACCGACCCGCACGAGCTGATGCGCGCGATGGAGGCCCACACCATCCGCGACTGCGCCGAGCTCGCCGCGCGTGCCTCGCTCTACCGCACCGAGAGCCGCTGGGGCCTCTACCACCTCTGCGTCGACCACCCCGAGAAGGACGACGCGAACTGGTTCTGCCACACCAACGTGACGAGCGACGAGAACGGCAACTCCGTCTTCCGCAAGCGCGCCGTCGAACCCTACGTGGTCGAGCTGAACGAGGAAGAGAAGTCCGCCTACCAGCGCTTGCGTGTGGCCACGCCCGCCGCTGCCTGA
- a CDS encoding ferredoxin family protein translates to MTIALTRTQAPVVIDEDKCIADKGCTVCVDVCPLDVLAIDLTKNKAFMKFDECWYCMPCEKDCPTGAVRVDIPYLVR, encoded by the coding sequence ATGACCATCGCCCTGACCCGAACCCAAGCCCCGGTCGTGATCGACGAGGACAAGTGCATCGCCGACAAGGGCTGCACCGTCTGCGTCGACGTCTGCCCGCTCGACGTGCTGGCCATCGACCTGACGAAGAACAAGGCCTTCATGAAGTTCGACGAGTGCTGGTACTGCATGCCCTGCGAGAAGGACTGCCCGACCGGCGCCGTGCGGGTCGACATTCCCTACCTGGTGCGCTGA
- a CDS encoding HEAT repeat domain-containing protein has translation MVAVASIHDRLRNPDAGVRRIAVIDLPYTDEEDDIAPLLVEALSDADASVRLEAAKALEGFEEHEVLTALVPLLKDSDAAVRDAVAYTLAELKEPSSAGPILPYLSDADAEVQAAALQAVRALRVDAAFEPAMQALQHTDARVRRAAVGVLGYLKKPQALGALTEVAAHDPDAEVRRIAVGAISYAGDTADVSVLPALGRAIADPVWQVREEAATTYAKTNSLLGVPNLVRAMDDEYWQVRVKAARSLGKLKARDGVMVLIEALIHPVSNLRKEAVIALGEIGDSRAIAPLERAMQDPDPDVRKLSKLALTSMQMPKQGA, from the coding sequence ATGGTCGCCGTTGCCTCCATCCACGACCGGCTGCGCAACCCCGACGCGGGCGTGCGCCGCATCGCCGTCATCGACCTGCCGTACACCGACGAGGAAGACGACATCGCACCGCTGCTGGTCGAAGCGCTTTCCGACGCCGATGCGAGCGTGCGGCTCGAGGCCGCCAAGGCGCTCGAAGGCTTCGAGGAGCACGAGGTGCTGACCGCGCTGGTGCCGTTGCTGAAGGACAGCGACGCTGCGGTGCGCGACGCGGTGGCCTACACGCTGGCCGAGCTGAAGGAGCCTTCGTCGGCCGGGCCGATCCTGCCCTACCTTTCGGATGCCGACGCCGAGGTGCAGGCGGCCGCGTTGCAGGCGGTGCGGGCCCTGCGGGTCGACGCTGCCTTCGAACCGGCGATGCAGGCCCTGCAACACACCGACGCCCGCGTGCGCCGCGCCGCGGTCGGCGTGCTCGGCTACCTCAAGAAGCCGCAGGCGCTGGGCGCCCTCACCGAAGTTGCCGCGCACGACCCCGACGCCGAGGTGCGCCGCATCGCAGTTGGCGCCATCAGCTACGCCGGTGACACGGCCGACGTGAGCGTGCTGCCCGCCCTCGGCCGCGCCATCGCCGACCCGGTGTGGCAGGTGCGCGAGGAAGCGGCCACCACGTATGCCAAGACCAACTCGCTGCTCGGCGTGCCCAACCTGGTGCGGGCGATGGACGACGAGTACTGGCAGGTGCGCGTGAAAGCGGCACGCAGCCTCGGCAAGCTCAAGGCGCGCGATGGCGTGATGGTGCTGATCGAGGCGCTGATCCACCCGGTGAGCAACCTGCGCAAGGAAGCCGTGATCGCCCTCGGCGAGATCGGCGACTCGCGCGCGATCGCGCCGCTGGAGCGTGCGATGCAGGACCCGGACCCCGACGTGCGCAAGCTCTCCAAGCTCGCGCTGACCTCCATGCAAATGCCCAAGCAAGGAGCCTGA
- the fdxA gene encoding ferredoxin FdxA: MAFVVTEACIRCKYTDCVAACPVECFHEGPDFLVIDPAACIDCGVCVPECPVEAIFDEKDLAPEHHEYIALNKRLAAQWPLITAAQDPLPDADTWADQKNKRALLTESVEQV, from the coding sequence ATGGCCTTCGTCGTCACCGAAGCCTGCATCCGCTGCAAGTACACGGACTGCGTTGCCGCCTGCCCCGTGGAGTGTTTCCACGAAGGCCCCGACTTCCTCGTCATCGACCCCGCCGCCTGCATCGACTGCGGCGTGTGCGTGCCCGAGTGCCCGGTCGAGGCCATCTTCGACGAGAAGGACTTGGCCCCCGAGCACCACGAGTACATCGCGCTCAACAAGCGCCTGGCCGCGCAGTGGCCGCTCATCACCGCAGCCCAAGACCCCTTGCCCGACGCCGACACGTGGGCCGACCAGAAGAACAAGCGTGCCCTGCTGACCGAAAGCGTCGAGCAGGTTTGA
- a CDS encoding ABC transporter substrate-binding protein translates to MTLPTFSLVPSTLMACLLVMPCLAHAAKEVVTLGIGTQNTTTNTVTGGVVLKEMKLLEKHLPKTGKYANIEWKLDWQNFTSGPPITNGMVAGKLQIGMMGDYPLLVNGATGQQNKGNETQLIAVIAYNAFGSGNGVVVHKDSPYYELADLKGKTVSVPFGSAAHGMMLQAMQERGWPNDFWNLVSQSPEVGTTNLQEKKIDGHGDFVPFADLLPHRGFARKIFDGAQTKIPTFHGVVVRKEFADKYPEAVVAYIKALMEANDWVRKDPKAAATKVEEWTKIEKEVVYLFLGPGGIHTLDPSIKPRWIETIKIAHGVLAKLGRVKDFDVNAWVNESYVREAFKQRGQDYDAQKQTLANYDITGKDPICKVPVTRPKEAGEIWLSTGEIVPVSSPACLLAGVKQYEAAGKKVNVAYLYDKALGIKVVADKAFYALDASNPKAPVAVPFLLKKDAEAHAAKTNGKLATYAEALGQASATVVATTK, encoded by the coding sequence ATGACGTTGCCAACCTTCTCGCTTGTTCCTTCCACCCTGATGGCCTGCCTGCTCGTCATGCCCTGCCTCGCCCACGCGGCGAAAGAGGTCGTGACGCTCGGCATCGGCACGCAGAACACCACCACCAACACCGTCACCGGCGGCGTGGTGCTCAAGGAGATGAAGCTCCTCGAGAAACACCTGCCCAAGACTGGCAAGTACGCCAACATCGAGTGGAAGCTCGACTGGCAGAACTTCACCTCCGGCCCGCCGATCACCAACGGCATGGTCGCCGGCAAGCTGCAGATCGGGATGATGGGCGACTACCCGCTCTTGGTGAACGGCGCCACCGGCCAGCAGAACAAGGGCAACGAGACGCAGCTCATCGCGGTGATCGCCTACAACGCCTTCGGCTCCGGCAACGGCGTGGTGGTGCACAAGGACAGCCCGTACTACGAGCTGGCCGACCTCAAGGGCAAGACGGTGTCGGTGCCCTTCGGCTCGGCGGCACACGGGATGATGCTGCAGGCCATGCAGGAGCGCGGCTGGCCCAACGACTTCTGGAACCTGGTGAGCCAGAGCCCCGAGGTCGGCACCACCAACCTGCAGGAAAAGAAGATCGACGGCCACGGCGACTTCGTGCCCTTCGCCGACCTGCTGCCGCACCGCGGCTTCGCCCGCAAGATCTTCGACGGCGCGCAGACCAAGATCCCCACCTTCCACGGCGTGGTGGTGCGCAAGGAGTTCGCCGACAAGTACCCCGAGGCGGTGGTGGCCTACATCAAGGCCCTGATGGAAGCGAACGACTGGGTGCGCAAGGACCCGAAGGCCGCGGCCACGAAGGTGGAGGAATGGACCAAGATCGAGAAGGAGGTGGTCTACCTCTTCCTCGGCCCGGGCGGCATCCACACGCTCGACCCGAGCATCAAGCCGCGCTGGATCGAGACCATCAAGATCGCGCATGGCGTGCTCGCCAAGCTCGGCCGGGTGAAGGACTTCGACGTCAACGCCTGGGTCAACGAGAGCTATGTGCGTGAAGCCTTCAAGCAGCGCGGCCAGGACTACGACGCGCAGAAGCAGACGCTCGCGAACTACGACATCACGGGCAAGGACCCGATCTGCAAGGTGCCGGTCACGCGCCCCAAGGAAGCCGGCGAGATCTGGCTCTCGACCGGCGAGATCGTGCCGGTGAGCTCGCCCGCCTGCCTGCTGGCCGGCGTGAAGCAGTACGAAGCGGCGGGCAAGAAGGTCAATGTCGCCTATCTCTACGACAAGGCGCTCGGCATCAAGGTTGTCGCCGACAAGGCCTTCTACGCGCTCGACGCGAGCAACCCCAAGGCACCGGTGGCCGTGCCCTTCCTGCTGAAGAAGGACGCCGAGGCCCACGCGGCCAAGACCAACGGCAAGCTCGCCACCTACGCCGAGGCCCTGGGCCAGGCCTCGGCCACCGTTGTCGCTACCACCAAGTGA
- a CDS encoding ABC transporter permease → MRALQRVEDFTPPLEAAPARAAAAPPAHVGQGVTPLPLPVATPTTPSLWRRFWDGRGAMLLMAAISIAGVLLFWQLATHYKLDAYIRFNNIPTPAAVLEKVVEVNSSPKFITNIGISVRRILLGFLVATVLGVGLGVLIGRYRLVRGLAMPAMEIFRPIPAIAWVPMSIMLWPDNEVSIVFITFLGAFFPILLNTVHGVESLDPVLLRAARTLGAGEASLLRHVVIPGALPHIFTGLAVGMGVAWVSLIAAEMISGQFGIGYFTWEAYSLISYAEIALGMITIGVLGLLCSGGIRLLAKLAMPWQAHSGGKA, encoded by the coding sequence ATGCGCGCCCTGCAACGAGTCGAAGACTTCACCCCGCCGCTGGAGGCCGCGCCGGCCCGTGCGGCGGCCGCACCACCCGCCCACGTGGGCCAGGGCGTGACCCCGCTGCCCCTGCCCGTGGCCACGCCCACCACGCCCTCGCTCTGGCGCCGCTTCTGGGACGGCCGCGGCGCGATGCTGCTGATGGCGGCCATCTCGATCGCGGGCGTGCTGCTCTTCTGGCAACTCGCCACGCACTACAAGCTCGACGCCTACATCCGCTTCAACAACATCCCCACGCCGGCGGCGGTGCTGGAGAAGGTGGTCGAGGTCAACAGCAGCCCGAAGTTCATCACCAACATCGGCATCAGCGTGCGGCGCATCCTGCTCGGCTTCCTCGTCGCCACCGTGCTGGGGGTGGGCCTCGGCGTGCTGATCGGGCGCTACCGACTGGTGCGGGGCCTGGCGATGCCGGCGATGGAAATCTTCCGCCCGATCCCGGCCATCGCCTGGGTGCCGATGTCGATCATGCTGTGGCCCGACAACGAGGTGAGCATCGTCTTCATCACTTTCCTCGGCGCCTTCTTCCCCATCCTGCTCAACACGGTGCACGGCGTCGAGTCGCTCGACCCGGTGCTGCTGCGCGCGGCGCGCACGCTGGGCGCCGGTGAAGCGAGCCTCCTGCGCCATGTGGTGATCCCCGGCGCGCTGCCGCACATCTTCACGGGGCTGGCGGTCGGCATGGGCGTGGCGTGGGTGTCGCTGATCGCGGCCGAGATGATCTCGGGCCAGTTCGGCATCGGCTACTTCACCTGGGAGGCGTATTCGCTGATCAGCTACGCCGAGATCGCGCTCGGGATGATCACGATCGGCGTGCTCGGCTTGTTGTGCAGTGGCGGCATCCGCCTGCTGGCGAAGCTGGCCATGCCGTGGCAGGCGCATTCGGGAGGCAAGGCATGA
- a CDS encoding ABC transporter ATP-binding protein, producing the protein MSSTVASQGRVDVRDLHIRFNVKGQEVEAVRSASVHVRPGEFVSLIGPSGCGKSTLLNAVAGFLKPNGGQVMLDGQAITGPGSDRGVVFQQYSLFPWMTVRKNVEFGLKMKGVSASERESQARTLLGLAGLLSFENHYPDQLSGGMKQRVGIVRALATSPQVLLMDEPFGALDSQTRVVMQEILTNMWQRLRISVLFITHDIDEAVFLSDRIYVMTARPGRIKAELPVPLPRPRTPEMTATPEFAAMVRQIKGLIREESIAAMGGELSEGGLAGLCTEVGPQGVGQLV; encoded by the coding sequence ATGAGCAGCACCGTGGCATCGCAGGGGCGCGTCGACGTGCGCGACCTCCACATCCGCTTCAACGTCAAGGGCCAGGAGGTCGAGGCCGTGCGCTCGGCGAGCGTGCACGTGCGGCCGGGCGAGTTCGTCTCGCTGATCGGGCCCTCGGGTTGCGGCAAGTCGACGCTGCTCAACGCGGTGGCCGGCTTCCTCAAGCCCAACGGCGGCCAGGTGATGCTCGACGGGCAGGCCATCACCGGCCCGGGTTCCGACCGTGGCGTGGTGTTCCAGCAGTACTCGCTCTTCCCCTGGATGACGGTGCGCAAGAACGTCGAGTTCGGGCTCAAGATGAAAGGCGTGTCGGCAAGCGAGCGTGAATCGCAGGCGCGCACGCTGCTGGGCCTCGCGGGCCTGCTCTCGTTCGAGAACCACTACCCCGACCAGCTCTCGGGCGGCATGAAGCAGCGCGTGGGCATCGTGCGCGCGCTCGCCACCAGCCCGCAGGTGCTGCTGATGGACGAGCCCTTCGGCGCGCTCGACTCGCAGACCCGCGTCGTGATGCAGGAGATCTTGACCAACATGTGGCAGCGCCTGCGCATCTCGGTGCTCTTCATCACGCACGACATCGACGAGGCGGTGTTCCTCTCCGACCGCATCTACGTGATGACGGCTCGCCCGGGGCGCATCAAGGCCGAGCTGCCGGTGCCGCTGCCGCGGCCGCGCACGCCCGAGATGACGGCCACGCCCGAGTTCGCGGCGATGGTGCGGCAGATCAAGGGCCTCATCCGCGAGGAGAGCATCGCGGCCATGGGCGGAGAGTTGAGCGAAGGCGGCCTCGCCGGGCTGTGCACCGAGGTCGGCCCGCAAGGCGTGGGGCAGCTGGTGTGA
- a CDS encoding DUF971 domain-containing protein, whose protein sequence is MLLSADAVPTQVVWHETSGLLEMGWADGPHVKFTAAHLRSACKCSGCERRRRDGQPPQAPADVALTQINPIGEMGVQLVFSDGHDRGIYPWPYLHQLSLHQLALEASP, encoded by the coding sequence ATGCTCTTGTCTGCCGACGCCGTGCCCACCCAAGTGGTGTGGCACGAGACCAGCGGCCTGCTGGAAATGGGCTGGGCCGACGGGCCGCACGTGAAGTTCACCGCGGCGCATCTCAGGTCCGCCTGCAAGTGCTCAGGTTGCGAGCGGCGCCGTCGTGATGGCCAGCCACCGCAGGCGCCTGCCGACGTCGCGCTGACCCAGATCAACCCGATCGGCGAGATGGGCGTGCAGCTCGTCTTCAGCGATGGCCACGACCGCGGCATCTACCCGTGGCCGTATCTGCACCAGCTTTCTCTGCATCAACTCGCCCTGGAGGCATCGCCATGA
- a CDS encoding ferredoxin--NADP reductase, whose product MSALFDSRVLSVRHWTDRQFSFTCTRDPGFRFQSGQFTMIGLEVDGKPLLRAYSVVSPHWEETLEFLSIKVPDGPLTSRLQHIQVGDTVKIGRKASGTLLTQNLLPGKNLYLLSTGTGLAPFMAMIRDPEVYELYEKVILVHGCRQVGELAYDEVITKELPANEYFGDQVKEKLIYYPTVTREAFRNQGRIPVLMESGELTRNIKLPPISKEHDRFMLCGSPEMLRDTRALFDKLGMNEGNMSTPGHFVIERAFVEK is encoded by the coding sequence ATGAGCGCCCTCTTCGACTCGCGTGTGCTGAGCGTTCGCCACTGGACCGACCGGCAGTTCTCGTTCACCTGCACCCGCGACCCCGGCTTCCGCTTCCAGAGCGGCCAGTTCACGATGATCGGCCTCGAGGTCGACGGCAAGCCGCTCTTGCGCGCCTACAGCGTGGTGAGCCCGCACTGGGAAGAAACGCTCGAATTCCTCAGCATCAAGGTGCCCGACGGCCCGCTCACCTCGCGCCTGCAGCACATCCAAGTCGGCGACACGGTGAAGATCGGCCGCAAGGCCTCGGGCACGCTGCTCACGCAGAACCTCCTGCCCGGCAAGAACCTGTACCTGCTGTCCACCGGCACGGGCCTCGCACCCTTCATGGCGATGATCCGTGACCCCGAGGTGTACGAGCTCTACGAGAAGGTGATCCTCGTGCACGGCTGCCGCCAGGTCGGCGAGCTGGCCTACGACGAGGTCATCACCAAGGAGCTGCCGGCCAACGAGTACTTCGGTGACCAGGTGAAGGAAAAGCTCATCTACTACCCGACGGTCACGCGCGAGGCCTTCCGCAACCAGGGTCGCATCCCGGTGCTGATGGAAAGCGGCGAATTGACACGCAACATCAAGCTGCCGCCGATCAGCAAGGAGCACGACCGCTTCATGCTCTGTGGCAGCCCCGAGATGCTGCGCGACACACGCGCGCTCTTCGACAAGCTCGGCATGAACGAAGGCAACATGAGCACGCCGGGGCACTTCGTCATCGAGCGGGCCTTCGTCGAGAAGTGA
- a CDS encoding YeiH family protein codes for MLAQTSLLEASAQGLRRVWPGLSTCVLIALAAGFVASLHHGPPMLYALLFGIAISQHSAEDRITPGVDLCSRALLRLGIGLLGARITWDQVASLGWPTVLIVVGAVASTLACGWWLARVLKLPWALGVLAGGATAICGASAALAIAAVLPRADEGETPTERHALIVVVMATLLSTVAMVAYPLIARHLELPPAAAGLFIGGSIHDVAQVVVAGYSISPAAGDVASLVKLLRVSLLVVVVLGVSIACRATSPPIEKRSGAALGRITEFVPGFLWLFLLLAALNSVGMLRSVEPALSIASRACLVLGAAGLGMKASFPQLAGAGWRPVLLMAATSVWLASVVLGAACVST; via the coding sequence ATGCTGGCGCAGACGTCTCTGCTCGAGGCTTCGGCGCAAGGCCTGCGTCGCGTCTGGCCCGGCTTGTCGACCTGCGTGCTGATCGCGCTCGCAGCAGGTTTCGTGGCCTCGCTGCACCACGGGCCGCCCATGCTCTATGCGCTGCTGTTCGGCATCGCCATCAGCCAGCACAGCGCCGAAGACCGCATCACCCCGGGGGTCGACCTGTGCAGCCGCGCGCTGCTGCGCCTGGGCATCGGCCTGCTGGGCGCCCGCATCACCTGGGACCAGGTCGCCAGCCTGGGCTGGCCCACGGTCCTCATCGTGGTGGGTGCCGTGGCCAGCACGCTCGCTTGCGGCTGGTGGCTGGCCCGGGTGCTGAAGCTGCCCTGGGCGCTGGGTGTGCTGGCCGGGGGCGCCACGGCGATCTGCGGTGCGTCGGCGGCCCTGGCCATCGCGGCGGTGTTGCCCCGCGCCGATGAAGGCGAGACGCCCACCGAGCGCCATGCGCTGATCGTCGTCGTGATGGCGACGCTGCTGTCGACCGTCGCGATGGTGGCCTACCCCTTGATCGCGCGCCACCTGGAGCTGCCGCCGGCTGCGGCCGGCCTCTTCATCGGCGGCAGCATCCACGATGTGGCGCAGGTGGTGGTGGCGGGCTATTCCATCTCCCCTGCGGCGGGCGATGTCGCGTCGCTGGTCAAGCTGCTGCGGGTGAGCCTGCTGGTGGTGGTGGTGCTGGGCGTGTCCATCGCGTGCCGGGCAACGTCTCCACCGATCGAGAAACGCTCGGGCGCGGCGCTCGGCCGCATCACCGAGTTCGTGCCCGGGTTCCTGTGGCTCTTCCTCCTGCTCGCGGCCCTAAACTCGGTGGGCATGCTGCGCAGTGTCGAGCCCGCGCTGTCGATCGCCTCCCGCGCCTGCCTCGTGCTCGGCGCGGCCGGGCTGGGCATGAAGGCATCGTTCCCGCAGCTCGCGGGCGCCGGATGGCGACCTGTGCTGTTGATGGCCGCCACCAGCGTCTGGCTGGCGTCGGTCGTGCTTGGCGCCGCGTGCGTGTCGACCTGA
- a CDS encoding Cj0069 family protein, translating to MADATPGRVALLYPGDRQARDRSDPAESRFAALFEALAAAGVSAEPAVYHDGFAGEVEAQLSHVDLVQVWCNPIQDGYRRDRLDALLRRVAAAGVEVSAHPDAILKLGTKDVLVATKALPFGSDVHRIDSLAQLAADLPQRLASGPRVLKQHRGHSGIGVWRVERLVDGSPLTMRLRHAERGSVETTMDLPALLERMKEYFEPQNGGHMIDQAWQARLSDGMVRAYLVEDRVAGFGHQAINALYPARPGEEAPAAGPRLYHGPELAAFQGLKHLLETGWVEQLRAAVGLPCEQLPLLWDCDFMFGERPASGEERFVLCEINVSSVSPFPPSCVQPIVDAIRRRLALRAVTTRA from the coding sequence ATGGCCGATGCCACGCCAGGGCGCGTTGCCCTCTTGTACCCGGGTGATCGCCAGGCACGCGACCGCTCGGACCCGGCCGAGAGCCGCTTTGCCGCCCTGTTCGAAGCGCTGGCCGCGGCCGGCGTGTCGGCCGAGCCTGCCGTGTACCACGATGGGTTTGCGGGCGAAGTCGAGGCACAGCTGAGCCACGTCGACCTGGTGCAGGTCTGGTGCAACCCCATCCAGGACGGCTACCGCCGCGATCGTCTCGACGCGCTGCTTCGCCGCGTGGCCGCGGCCGGTGTGGAGGTCAGCGCGCATCCCGATGCGATCTTGAAGCTCGGGACGAAAGACGTGCTGGTCGCGACGAAAGCGCTGCCCTTCGGCAGCGACGTGCACCGCATCGACAGCCTCGCGCAACTGGCGGCCGATCTCCCGCAGCGCCTGGCCTCCGGGCCTCGCGTGCTCAAGCAGCACCGAGGGCACAGCGGGATCGGCGTCTGGCGCGTGGAACGGCTGGTCGACGGCTCGCCCCTCACGATGCGCCTGCGCCACGCCGAACGCGGCAGCGTCGAAACGACCATGGACCTGCCGGCCTTGCTCGAGCGGATGAAGGAGTACTTCGAGCCGCAGAACGGCGGCCACATGATCGACCAGGCGTGGCAAGCGCGGCTGAGCGACGGCATGGTGCGGGCGTACCTGGTCGAAGACAGGGTCGCGGGGTTCGGCCACCAGGCCATCAACGCGCTCTACCCGGCGCGCCCCGGCGAAGAAGCGCCCGCCGCCGGGCCGCGCCTGTACCACGGGCCGGAGCTTGCGGCCTTCCAGGGCCTGAAGCACCTGCTCGAAACCGGCTGGGTCGAGCAACTGCGCGCCGCGGTCGGCCTTCCGTGCGAGCAGCTGCCCCTGCTGTGGGACTGCGACTTCATGTTCGGGGAACGCCCGGCCTCCGGTGAAGAGCGCTTCGTGCTGTGCGAGATCAACGTGAGCAGCGTGTCGCCGTTCCCGCCCTCGTGCGTTCAGCCGATCGTCGACGCGATCCGGCGGCGCCTGGCGCTTCGCGCCGTCACGACCCGGGCGTGA